The stretch of DNA TCTTCGCTTCTTTCACGGGAGAACATCATGCCAAGCTGGTACGAAGACAATTCACACTCCATCGGGCATACGCCGCTGGTCCGACTCAACCGGGTCACCGACGGTGCGCCTGCGACGGTGCTCGCCAAGATCGAGGGACGCAACCCCGCGTATTCGGTAAAGTGCCGCATCGGTGCGGCGATGATCTGGGATGCAGAGCAGCGCGGTCTGCTCGGACCGGGCAAGGAGATCGTGGAGCCCACCAGCGGCAATACCGGCATCGCGCTCGCCTTCGTGGCGGCAGCGCGTGGCACCCCGCTCACGCTGACGATGCCCGAGACCATGAGCATCGAGCGGCGCAAGTTGCTCGTTGCATACGGTGCGAAGCTGGTGCTGACGGAGGGTTCGCGCGGCATGAGCGGCGCGGTTGCACGTGCGGAGGAGATTGCCGCTTCGGATCCCGATCGTTACGTGCTCCTGCAGCAGTTCAAGAACCCCGCCAATGCGGCCATCCACGAGCAGACGACGGGTCCGGAAATCTGGGAAGACACCGACGGTGCGATCGACATCTTCGTGTCGGGCGTAGGCACGGGCGGCACCATCACCGGTGTGTCGCGCTACATCAAGCAGACCCGCGGCAAGCCCATCCGCTCCGTGGCGGTCGAGCCGGCGGCGAGTCCGGTGCTCACCCAGCGTCGCGCGGGCGAGCCGCTCAAACCTGCTCCGCACAAGATTCAGGGCATAGGGGCGGGCTTCGTGCCTGACGTGCTGGATCTGTCGCTGGTCGATGACGTGCAACAGGTCACCAACGAGGAGGCAGTTCACTACGCGCGACGTCTCGCGCGCGAGGAAGGGATCCTATCCGGCATTTCCTGCGGCGCCGCGGTGGCGGCGGCGGTGCGCGTGGCGCAGCGTCCCGAGAACGCCGGAAAGACCATTGTCGTCATTCTGCCGGACTCGGGCGAGCGTTACCTGAGCACGGTGCTCTTCGATGGCGTGTTCGACGCCACCGGCCTCGAAGTCATCTCGTGACCGCGCACGGGCGGAGAAAGCAGGCATGAGTGAACTGCAAAGCGGTCGCTGGAACATCGACGGGATCGTCTCCGATCTGCGCGATCTCCGCGTGCGATCGCTGGAGAGCCGACAGCGACGGGACCGTCCACCAAGGCTGCCGTCCCGCAAGGTGTTGACCGGCATCGTCGACGGATTTGCCGCGGCCATGTTCCCGCATCGCCTGGGACTGCCCGGGATCGGCTTCGAGGGCATCGACTACTACGTCGGTCACACGCTCGATGCGGCGCTGCGCGGACTGCACGACCAGGTGAGCCGCGAGCTGCAGTTCGCGTCAGGCGAAGAGTTCATCGGTAGCGCCGACCGCGAGCGGGCGGTGGAGATCACGCGCGAGTTCGCGTCCGCGCTGCCCCGCATCCGTGCGCTGCTCGACACCGACGTCATCGCCGCGTACGAGGGGGACCCGGCGGCGCGCAGTGTCGACGAAGTCCTGGTCTGTTATCCCGGCATCACGGCCATCACGCACCATCGCCTGGCCCACGAGTTGAGCCGTCTCGGCGTGCCGCTGGTGGCGCGCATGATCTCGGAGATCGCGCATTCCGCCACCGGCATCGACATCCACCCGGGCGCCACGATCGAAGACAGCTTCTTCATCGACCACGGCACCGGCGTGGTGATCGGCGAGACCACGGTGATCGGGCGGCATGTGCGCCTGTATCAGGCGGTGACGCTGGGTGCGAAGCGCTTCGCAGTCGGCGAGGATGGCACGCTGGTCAAGGGCGCGGCGCGGCATCCGATCGTCGAGGACGACGTCGTCATCTACGCCGGCGCCACCATTCTCGGCCGCGTCACCATCGGCCGCGGATCGACCATCGGCGGCAACGTCTGGCTCACCCGCAGCGTTCCGCCCAACAGCAACATCACGCAGGCACAGGTACGCAACGAATTGTTCGACGGCGGCGCCGGCATCTGACGCAGCCCGGTGCGCCGACCGCTGCCGATCCGGCAGCCTCACATTCCCATACACCAACCACCTTTTTCGGGAGTAACTCATGGCAGAAGGACAGGTTCAACTCGCGCTCGGCGATGCGGCAGCACGACAGCTCGCCAATGCCACCAAGACTGTTCCGCAGCTCGTCACCATTTCGCCGCGCTGGCTGGTTCACCTGCTGCCGTGGATCGGTGTCGAGG from Betaproteobacteria bacterium encodes:
- the cysK gene encoding cysteine synthase A, coding for MPSWYEDNSHSIGHTPLVRLNRVTDGAPATVLAKIEGRNPAYSVKCRIGAAMIWDAEQRGLLGPGKEIVEPTSGNTGIALAFVAAARGTPLTLTMPETMSIERRKLLVAYGAKLVLTEGSRGMSGAVARAEEIAASDPDRYVLLQQFKNPANAAIHEQTTGPEIWEDTDGAIDIFVSGVGTGGTITGVSRYIKQTRGKPIRSVAVEPAASPVLTQRRAGEPLKPAPHKIQGIGAGFVPDVLDLSLVDDVQQVTNEEAVHYARRLAREEGILSGISCGAAVAAAVRVAQRPENAGKTIVVILPDSGERYLSTVLFDGVFDATGLEVIS
- a CDS encoding serine acetyltransferase, which gives rise to MSELQSGRWNIDGIVSDLRDLRVRSLESRQRRDRPPRLPSRKVLTGIVDGFAAAMFPHRLGLPGIGFEGIDYYVGHTLDAALRGLHDQVSRELQFASGEEFIGSADRERAVEITREFASALPRIRALLDTDVIAAYEGDPAARSVDEVLVCYPGITAITHHRLAHELSRLGVPLVARMISEIAHSATGIDIHPGATIEDSFFIDHGTGVVIGETTVIGRHVRLYQAVTLGAKRFAVGEDGTLVKGAARHPIVEDDVVIYAGATILGRVTIGRGSTIGGNVWLTRSVPPNSNITQAQVRNELFDGGAGI